In a genomic window of Thermoproteus tenax Kra 1:
- a CDS encoding phosphomannomutase/phosphoglucomutase produces the protein MSSVFKAYDIRGIYNKDLSPEIVRRIGYAIGKFFNGERILIGMDVRTHSPDVARHLIAGLLPVSDVELLGNVTTPMTHFASKALDEPAVMITASHNPPEYNGMKVMRRGGIDLTSEELAALRDLMEEPPEFQRGLIYVQDIRERYFQTLERRFGEFDMRIGFDPANAAGVVLRPLLKRIFREVYAINDRPDGRFPSHPPDPEKAENLRQLQELVKSRGLDGGVALDGDGDRVGLVTASAQIFRPEKMVFVLLQYAAKPGDVVVLDVTMPLYLEDVARERGVKVLRQRVGHSFQKPAAMRHNALFWAEYSGHIGFSDHFYFDDAIYAALKLFDVARAVGKSLDELLAEAPRVYEERLDFRVDDPKRAMERVKDSVSKIPVEDVQEIDGLDLRLKGGGRILVRPSNTEPLIRAKLEASTSSRLEELRAYLGTLGLSRS, from the coding sequence ATGTCCTCTGTGTTTAAGGCCTATGACATCAGAGGGATATATAACAAGGACCTCTCCCCTGAGATCGTAAGGAGGATCGGCTACGCCATTGGTAAATTCTTCAACGGCGAGAGGATCCTCATTGGAATGGACGTGAGGACTCACTCCCCCGATGTGGCGCGCCACCTGATCGCAGGCCTTCTGCCCGTCTCTGACGTGGAGCTACTCGGCAACGTAACTACGCCTATGACCCACTTCGCCTCCAAGGCGCTCGACGAGCCCGCAGTTATGATAACGGCGTCCCACAACCCGCCCGAATACAACGGGATGAAGGTGATGCGCCGCGGCGGCATCGATTTGACCTCAGAGGAGCTCGCCGCGTTGCGCGACCTTATGGAGGAGCCGCCAGAGTTCCAGAGGGGTTTGATATATGTCCAAGATATAAGAGAACGTTATTTCCAAACTCTCGAAAGGAGGTTCGGAGAGTTCGACATGAGGATAGGGTTCGATCCTGCAAACGCAGCCGGCGTTGTTCTGAGGCCGCTCCTCAAGAGGATCTTCAGAGAGGTGTACGCCATCAACGACAGACCTGATGGAAGATTCCCCTCCCACCCCCCTGATCCTGAGAAGGCCGAGAACTTACGCCAACTCCAAGAGCTCGTCAAGTCGCGGGGGCTCGACGGAGGTGTGGCCCTTGATGGTGATGGCGATAGAGTAGGCTTGGTCACGGCATCAGCCCAGATCTTCAGGCCCGAGAAGATGGTGTTTGTGTTACTGCAGTACGCGGCCAAACCTGGAGATGTGGTTGTGCTTGACGTAACTATGCCGCTATATTTAGAGGACGTCGCCCGCGAGAGGGGGGTCAAAGTCTTGAGACAGCGCGTGGGCCACAGCTTTCAAAAGCCCGCCGCGATGAGGCACAACGCATTGTTCTGGGCTGAGTACAGCGGGCATATCGGTTTCAGTGATCACTTCTACTTCGACGACGCCATATACGCGGCATTGAAGCTTTTCGATGTAGCGAGGGCCGTCGGGAAGTCTCTGGATGAGCTCTTGGCCGAGGCCCCCAGAGTCTATGAGGAGAGACTCGACTTTAGAGTCGACGATCCCAAGCGCGCGATGGAAAGAGTGAAAGACTCCGTAAGTAAAATTCCAGTGGAGGACGTACAGGAGATAGACGGTTTAGACCTAAGGCTCAAGGGCGGAGGCAGAATTCTCGTGAGGCCCAGCAACACCGAACCGTTGATAAGGGCCAAGCTTGAGGCTTCGACATCAAGCCGACTAGAGGAGCTTCGGGCCTATTTGGGTACGCTGGGCCTTTCCCGTAGCTGA
- a CDS encoding DUF763 domain-containing protein, translating into MRLGGYADLPLHTGHVPPWLLARMKKLSAILVKIMYDMWGENGIVERLASPVFFQAVNNLIGMDWDSSGSTTVTTAVLKYAFEKSDVPVRIAGGKGEHALKTPEELRAIADAWGLDGESLIEASRLAAKVDNALVQDGYTIYHHAFVVARSGTWAVIQQGMNTENRMARRYHWIKTEDFFNDPHKGIVGKRGEGVLNLASSKSAENRAVILELAASGPEKLARDLLILTGQSTLVPYYHPYVDRRRIKAELGDVRHIVASVPRGASSFKELVLSRGVGPKTLRALALVAELLYRAPADWRDPANVDPFKFSFAVGGKDGVPYPVDRRTYDELISLLEAMVEAAKGERGIYTYLSSLAKRAMAWSPPQGSKRPTPP; encoded by the coding sequence GTGAGGTTGGGCGGCTATGCGGATCTGCCGTTGCACACAGGGCACGTCCCCCCATGGTTATTGGCTAGGATGAAGAAGCTCTCAGCTATACTGGTGAAAATAATGTACGATATGTGGGGCGAGAATGGGATCGTTGAGAGGTTGGCCAGCCCGGTGTTCTTCCAGGCAGTGAACAACTTGATAGGTATGGACTGGGATTCGTCGGGAAGCACCACGGTCACTACGGCGGTCTTGAAATATGCCTTCGAAAAATCCGATGTGCCTGTGAGGATTGCAGGCGGCAAGGGAGAGCACGCCCTTAAAACGCCGGAGGAGTTGAGAGCCATAGCGGATGCCTGGGGCCTAGACGGCGAGAGTCTCATTGAGGCATCGCGGCTGGCTGCCAAGGTTGACAACGCGCTGGTGCAGGATGGCTACACAATATATCATCACGCCTTTGTCGTCGCCAGAAGCGGCACGTGGGCGGTGATTCAACAGGGTATGAACACTGAGAACAGAATGGCGAGGAGGTACCACTGGATCAAGACGGAGGACTTCTTCAACGATCCGCACAAGGGCATAGTGGGGAAAAGGGGAGAGGGAGTATTGAACCTAGCCTCATCTAAGAGCGCGGAGAACCGCGCCGTAATTTTAGAGCTCGCCGCATCGGGGCCCGAGAAGTTGGCAAGGGACTTGCTGATACTTACAGGCCAGTCCACCCTTGTTCCCTATTATCATCCCTATGTGGACAGGAGGAGGATCAAGGCGGAGCTCGGCGATGTGAGACATATAGTGGCCTCTGTGCCGAGGGGGGCCAGCAGCTTCAAGGAGTTGGTCTTAAGCAGAGGCGTGGGCCCGAAGACGCTGAGAGCGCTGGCCCTTGTGGCCGAGTTACTATACAGAGCGCCGGCCGACTGGAGAGATCCGGCCAACGTTGATCCCTTTAAATTCTCCTTTGCAGTTGGAGGCAAGGACGGAGTGCCGTACCCTGTGGATAGACGCACTTACGACGAGCTTATCTCTCTGTTGGAGGCCATGGTCGAGGCTGCCAAAGGCGAGAGGGGGATCTATACGTATCTCTCATCGTTGGCTAAGAGGGCCATGGCGTGGAGCCCTCCCCAGGGCTCCAAGAGGCCGACGCCGCCCTAA
- a CDS encoding GNAT family N-acetyltransferase has translation MQILLEGPQEFVGKDGRRYILREFRASDLNAVVSINRRVLPENYPEWFFMEHHLSFPKAFIVAEMNGELVGYMMNRVEYGWSYINKGRAARKGHVVSIGVLPQARRIGIATNMMLRGMNAMRAFYEAEEVFLEVRVSNTPAISLYKKLGFEIAGRIPRYYSDGEDAYIMARSLENL, from the coding sequence GTGCAGATCTTATTAGAGGGCCCCCAAGAGTTCGTGGGCAAAGACGGCAGACGTTATATACTCAGAGAGTTCCGGGCTTCCGATCTCAACGCAGTTGTATCAATAAACAGACGCGTTCTGCCCGAGAACTACCCCGAGTGGTTCTTCATGGAGCACCATCTTTCTTTCCCCAAGGCGTTTATAGTGGCCGAGATGAACGGGGAGCTCGTGGGATATATGATGAATAGAGTCGAGTACGGGTGGAGCTATATAAATAAGGGTAGAGCGGCCAGGAAAGGACACGTGGTTTCCATCGGAGTTCTGCCGCAGGCCAGAAGGATAGGGATAGCGACCAACATGATGTTGAGAGGTATGAATGCCATGAGGGCTTTTTATGAGGCCGAGGAGGTCTTCCTTGAGGTGAGAGTCAGCAACACTCCGGCGATATCGCTCTATAAGAAGTTGGGGTTCGAGATAGCCGGCAGAATCCCGCGCTACTACAGCGATGGGGAGGACGCCTACATTATGGCGAGATCTCTGGAGAATTTATGA
- a CDS encoding 2,3-bisphosphoglycerate-independent phosphoglycerate mutase yields MTSVLWILFDGGGDRPREGTTPFFAALKPVIDSLASYGSCGMMDPIAPGIRPGSDTAHLALFGYDPYKYYTGRGAFEALGAGVDLKPGDVAFRTNLATVDERGIVVDRRAGRYISPEEAQEVEGLMAKIGEEIERKYGVSILYKSTVEHRGVLVLRGAVSHRVSDTDPHKVGEAIKPSAPLDGDERAKVTAEVINEITARFRSLSKELEANKRRGSKGEPLINAILVRGGGYMPSIESIHDKYKIRAAAVAGVALIRGVAKAVGMDVYTAEGLVGTKFDKFDEAVKLAVQLMKRYDLVFLHVKGTDSASHDGDFRGKVDVVERLDAALRPYEAVLRENYVVVTSDHATPVSVREHTGEPVPVLLYGPDVIRDDVTKFSELTCWRGALGRIKGIDITPILASYLGLSEKFGE; encoded by the coding sequence ATGACATCAGTGCTTTGGATATTGTTCGACGGCGGCGGCGATAGGCCAAGGGAGGGCACGACGCCGTTTTTCGCCGCCCTTAAGCCGGTGATAGATAGCTTGGCCTCCTACGGCTCCTGCGGCATGATGGATCCAATAGCGCCGGGGATAAGGCCGGGCTCCGATACGGCGCATCTGGCTCTGTTCGGCTACGATCCCTATAAATACTACACGGGAAGGGGCGCCTTCGAGGCCCTGGGCGCCGGCGTTGACCTGAAACCTGGCGATGTGGCGTTCAGAACTAATTTGGCCACAGTGGACGAGAGAGGCATTGTGGTGGACAGAAGGGCGGGGAGATATATATCTCCTGAGGAGGCGCAGGAGGTAGAGGGCTTGATGGCCAAAATAGGCGAGGAGATCGAGAGAAAATACGGCGTATCTATTCTTTACAAATCAACAGTTGAGCACAGGGGGGTCCTCGTCCTGAGAGGCGCGGTCTCCCACAGAGTGTCGGACACAGATCCCCACAAGGTAGGGGAGGCGATCAAGCCCTCGGCTCCCCTCGACGGCGATGAGAGGGCCAAGGTCACTGCCGAGGTCATCAACGAGATAACAGCCAGGTTCAGGTCTCTATCGAAGGAGCTGGAGGCCAATAAGAGGAGGGGCTCCAAAGGCGAGCCCCTCATAAACGCCATCTTGGTGCGCGGCGGCGGGTATATGCCCAGTATAGAGAGCATACACGACAAATATAAAATAAGGGCGGCAGCTGTCGCAGGCGTTGCACTGATAAGGGGGGTTGCCAAGGCCGTCGGCATGGACGTCTACACTGCCGAGGGCCTTGTGGGCACCAAGTTCGATAAGTTTGATGAGGCTGTAAAGCTAGCTGTACAGCTCATGAAACGCTACGACTTAGTCTTCTTGCACGTCAAAGGGACCGATTCGGCGAGCCACGATGGAGACTTCAGAGGTAAAGTCGACGTCGTCGAAAGATTGGACGCAGCGCTGAGGCCCTACGAGGCTGTGCTCAGAGAGAACTACGTGGTGGTCACATCGGATCACGCGACGCCAGTCTCAGTGAGAGAACACACAGGGGAGCCGGTGCCGGTGCTTCTCTACGGTCCGGACGTGATTAGAGACGACGTCACCAAGTTCAGCGAGCTGACCTGTTGGAGGGGCGCCTTGGGGAGGATAAAAGGCATCGATATCACGCCTATACTGGCTAGCTACTTGGGTCTCTCAGAGAAATTCGGAGAGTAG
- the cutA gene encoding divalent-cation tolerance protein CutA, giving the protein MFVVAYITAPESEGKKIARHLVERRLAACVNIVGVESVYRWEGKVEEDKEALLIAKTKADKVQELIEEVRKIHPYKLPEIIVVPITQGLREYLAWIEQETS; this is encoded by the coding sequence GTGTTCGTAGTAGCGTATATAACGGCCCCAGAGTCTGAGGGCAAGAAGATAGCGCGCCATCTAGTCGAGAGGAGGCTGGCTGCGTGTGTCAACATTGTGGGCGTTGAGTCGGTATATCGTTGGGAGGGAAAAGTCGAGGAGGACAAAGAGGCGTTATTGATAGCTAAAACTAAAGCCGACAAAGTCCAAGAGTTGATCGAGGAGGTGAGAAAGATTCATCCCTACAAGCTGCCTGAAATAATAGTTGTGCCCATAACTCAGGGCCTAAGGGAGTACCTCGCCTGGATAGAGCAGGAGACCTCTTGA
- a CDS encoding DUF2250 domain-containing protein: protein MKDVLRKKLYIDILFHLKRAYIDYGKSIAKNLRVDLSEVIDALERLEELGLIERVGGHTLKRSKARFKLSNEVRKHHIYYKLSRAGELLLREVAREGPRAYLDVLSEEEKRALVDICRGHRVQHRAFIEMGLTDRNGGLTELGAKVASLLCPTCKLKLDTR from the coding sequence ATGAAAGATGTACTTCGTAAAAAATTATATATTGATATTTTGTTCCATCTAAAGAGGGCCTATATAGACTATGGAAAATCTATTGCGAAGAATCTAAGGGTCGATCTCTCTGAAGTGATAGATGCCCTAGAGCGGCTGGAGGAGCTGGGCCTCATCGAGAGGGTTGGAGGTCACACGCTCAAGCGATCCAAGGCCAGGTTCAAGCTCAGCAATGAGGTCAGAAAACACCACATATACTACAAACTCTCGAGGGCCGGCGAACTCCTGCTCAGGGAGGTGGCCAGAGAAGGCCCTAGGGCCTACCTAGATGTCTTGTCGGAGGAGGAGAAAAGGGCGTTGGTAGACATATGTAGAGGTCACCGCGTCCAACATAGGGCGTTCATCGAGATGGGGCTGACGGATAGAAACGGAGGTTTGACAGAGCTCGGAGCCAAGGTCGCCTCCCTTCTATGTCCCACATGCAAACTTAAATTAGATACAAGATAG
- a CDS encoding DUF1634 domain-containing protein — protein MELEDIIGYTLRIGVLVSIALVIAGLVVLFANPSNSDALSQLSTPHSLLNSSRIQPSAVFAGITRLNGVDIMMLGLIVLIATPIVRVAMGLIQFIKEKNYIYVAITSIVLFNLFFAIFIIPILLK, from the coding sequence ATGGAGCTAGAGGATATCATAGGATATACACTGCGCATAGGAGTATTGGTGAGCATAGCGCTAGTGATCGCAGGTCTTGTGGTCTTATTCGCAAATCCCTCTAACTCAGATGCGCTAAGCCAGTTGTCAACCCCACATTCCCTCCTAAACTCCTCGAGGATACAGCCTTCCGCGGTTTTTGCAGGTATCACGAGACTTAACGGTGTCGACATAATGATGTTGGGCCTAATAGTCCTCATCGCAACTCCTATTGTGAGAGTTGCCATGGGATTGATACAGTTTATCAAGGAGAAAAACTATATATATGTGGCAATAACTTCAATTGTATTATTCAATTTATTCTTCGCTATATTTATAATACCTATTCTTCTTAAATGA
- a CDS encoding sulfite exporter TauE/SafE family protein: MLDVILLIAAMVLSSIASGFMGSLTGLGGATFLVPIYVLFLGIPIQYAAGASLIATIATSSGAGSAYVRDRVANVRIGMSLEIATTAGSIIGSLLAAWVYAHGLQRIIYVVFGIVLLSSIYTQITRSKFELPEPKPPDRWSKWLQLYGKYYDPVLGREVEYHGVRWWLGESIMFVAGLISGLLGIGSGALKVLGMDWAMNLPIKVSTTTSNFMIGVTAATGSSIYWFFGYIQPLFASVTAIGVLAGSFIGARVLIKLRNVTIRYIFMAILAILGIQMILRGLGIWS, encoded by the coding sequence ATGCTTGATGTGATCCTTCTTATAGCGGCCATGGTTCTTTCAAGCATAGCCTCTGGTTTTATGGGATCGCTGACAGGTCTCGGCGGCGCCACATTTCTTGTCCCTATCTATGTGTTATTTCTGGGGATACCAATACAGTACGCAGCGGGGGCCAGCTTGATAGCCACAATAGCCACGTCGAGCGGCGCCGGCTCGGCATATGTGAGAGATAGGGTAGCCAACGTCAGAATAGGCATGTCGCTCGAGATAGCGACGACGGCGGGATCGATAATAGGTTCATTGTTGGCCGCGTGGGTTTATGCCCACGGACTTCAACGCATAATATATGTAGTGTTCGGCATAGTGCTGCTGTCCTCCATATATACTCAGATAACTAGATCTAAGTTTGAGCTGCCCGAGCCCAAGCCGCCGGACAGATGGAGCAAGTGGCTCCAGCTCTATGGCAAATACTACGACCCCGTATTGGGGCGCGAGGTCGAGTACCACGGAGTACGTTGGTGGCTCGGCGAATCCATAATGTTCGTCGCCGGGCTCATATCAGGTCTTCTGGGGATAGGCAGCGGGGCCCTCAAGGTGCTGGGTATGGACTGGGCCATGAATCTCCCGATCAAGGTCTCGACGACGACGAGCAACTTTATGATCGGCGTGACTGCCGCCACGGGCAGCTCGATCTACTGGTTCTTCGGATATATCCAGCCGCTCTTCGCCTCGGTCACAGCTATCGGAGTTCTGGCGGGCTCCTTCATAGGGGCTAGAGTGTTGATAAAGCTGAGGAACGTGACCATACGCTATATCTTCATGGCCATACTTGCGATTCTAGGGATCCAAATGATATTACGGGGCCTAGGGATATGGAGCTAG
- a CDS encoding phosphohydrolase, with protein sequence MTRGEEIYEVGVKLIEETLPRYDRVAKAWEILTSDEEIEAYLHMANVFTVNRLHYNDHGPVHSRIVAGSAMAIYSILYRRGFQPSIIRDGVGDLEDSLIVTLVGAYLHDIGNSVHRTHHPLYSAYIADKVVMKILEPIYGLTKKAFMLKQEIMHVTFCHDEAYNCLTFEGAVAKIADGTDMAEGRARMPYEIGKNDIHALSALAIRKVYLGPGDNKPLVIYVHMDSETGIFQVDEVLGKKIATSGLAPFVEVKTFVQGRPWVVRTFETTHVIRGLNQV encoded by the coding sequence GTGACTCGGGGGGAGGAGATCTACGAAGTCGGCGTGAAGCTAATCGAGGAGACGCTCCCCAGATACGATAGGGTAGCGAAGGCGTGGGAGATTTTGACGTCGGACGAAGAGATCGAGGCTTACCTACATATGGCGAACGTTTTCACAGTCAACAGACTACACTACAACGACCACGGACCCGTCCACTCGAGGATAGTTGCCGGTAGTGCCATGGCCATATACAGCATACTCTACCGCCGCGGTTTTCAGCCGAGCATCATAAGAGACGGCGTCGGCGATCTAGAGGACTCGCTAATTGTGACTCTAGTCGGCGCCTATCTACACGATATAGGTAACAGCGTGCACAGGACACATCATCCCCTCTATTCCGCATATATAGCGGACAAGGTTGTTATGAAGATCCTTGAGCCCATATATGGGCTGACTAAAAAGGCCTTCATGTTGAAGCAGGAGATAATGCACGTGACGTTCTGCCACGATGAGGCCTACAACTGTCTGACGTTCGAGGGCGCCGTAGCCAAGATAGCCGACGGGACCGACATGGCCGAGGGAAGGGCAAGGATGCCGTACGAGATAGGCAAGAATGACATACACGCTCTATCAGCCTTAGCCATAAGGAAGGTCTATCTGGGGCCGGGGGACAACAAGCCGCTCGTGATATACGTCCACATGGACTCAGAGACAGGTATATTCCAAGTGGACGAGGTACTGGGCAAGAAGATAGCGACATCGGGCCTTGCTCCCTTCGTGGAAGTCAAGACGTTCGTGCAGGGGAGGCCGTGGGTAGTGCGCACTTTCGAGACCACGCACGTGATACGAGGGCTTAATCAAGTTTGA
- a CDS encoding ornithine cyclodeaminase family protein codes for MLLIEDVDSLVDPAKLVEDIAVALKAERVVLPRRALQVSGLWFAPMAAYVRGMGLGAKLVGIFPRGSPPVRALSVLFDAETGEILAAADGTKLTGWRTAAASALAARLLGVTEGAIVGIIGAGVQAEYHARVFRALFKPSKIFIYSRRRAAELAGRLGLVQAPLEAVMTAEVIIAATNSQEPVIKGALLRRDAVVISVGAPRPVRELDEDTKRRASCALIDSPEAAEETDDVAGLKTTTLESALSGAEICRGEIKLYKSVGYAPFDVAAIYHVYRRALELGRGRSAHLG; via the coding sequence ATGCTCTTGATAGAGGACGTCGACAGCTTGGTGGATCCCGCAAAACTCGTTGAGGACATAGCTGTGGCGCTTAAGGCGGAGAGGGTTGTTCTGCCGAGGAGGGCGCTCCAAGTCTCGGGCCTCTGGTTTGCTCCAATGGCTGCTTACGTGCGCGGTATGGGCCTCGGTGCCAAGTTGGTCGGAATATTCCCCAGGGGGAGTCCGCCCGTGAGGGCACTCTCTGTGCTTTTCGATGCGGAGACCGGCGAGATTCTGGCCGCCGCCGACGGGACCAAGCTCACAGGCTGGAGGACGGCAGCAGCTAGCGCCCTCGCCGCCAGACTCCTAGGCGTCACAGAAGGCGCTATTGTGGGCATTATAGGCGCCGGCGTACAAGCCGAGTACCACGCGCGCGTCTTCAGAGCACTCTTCAAGCCGAGCAAGATATTTATCTACAGCAGGAGGAGAGCCGCCGAATTAGCCGGCAGACTGGGCCTCGTGCAAGCCCCTCTCGAAGCCGTCATGACGGCTGAAGTCATCATCGCCGCCACGAACAGCCAAGAGCCGGTAATCAAAGGGGCCCTCCTGAGGCGGGATGCAGTCGTGATATCGGTGGGCGCGCCGAGACCCGTAAGAGAGTTGGACGAAGATACGAAAAGGAGAGCTTCGTGTGCCTTGATAGACAGCCCCGAGGCCGCTGAGGAGACGGACGATGTGGCGGGCCTCAAGACGACGACTCTTGAGAGCGCGTTGAGCGGGGCCGAGATATGCCGCGGCGAAATTAAGCTCTACAAATCGGTGGGCTACGCGCCCTTCGATGTGGCAGCTATATACCACGTCTATAGGCGGGCGTTAGAGCTCGGCAGAGGCCGCTCTGCTCATTTAGGCTAG
- a CDS encoding B12-binding domain-containing radical SAM protein yields MPWEIVLTADRGSFTDYGGSTSLGYIADMPARLVPRLFMDKFFTPPISTDRDGRAIYAPYALRKVEAILASSGYTDVAVVPPERLRKAVGPKTKVVGISVHDPYGLSPVGTFLTTILGGGETWTARFFRELGETIEQLKRKYNVKVITGGPGVEQLLRAGKPSWIDVLFIDDVEITLPKWLPKIMAGEEVPPVIRPSVGEYPAAEDIPAILNPARLGEVQITRGCPRGCQFCSVTPVTFRSIPIETIVKEVEVNLRAGWTQVDLITDDLLLYGTSAYGPDRLKVNHNAIVRLYQAIRSVEVGRRRVKHIFFSHVSAAPVVESPKTVKAVAELGGLGPDKGVTPVIGLETGSVRILNKYMRNKAYPFPPERWHDVVLESAIILNENYIYPAYTMTIGYPDETEDDLRQSEEVVEKIIDHDLVAWIFPLPVIPMYTSALRGLRHPTLEALPEGFWDLLYISWRHNLKITRRLAPVLLQNSKNKIVSKIVHYMIDRVFNSIEWYFRQLKETMGRSSLQFSTLNLDSALGVLRSILWLTRISFGLKS; encoded by the coding sequence ATGCCGTGGGAGATCGTCCTCACGGCAGACAGAGGCTCCTTCACAGACTACGGCGGCTCTACCTCGCTCGGCTATATTGCCGATATGCCGGCCCGCCTCGTGCCCCGCCTCTTTATGGATAAGTTTTTCACCCCTCCGATATCCACCGATAGAGACGGCAGAGCCATCTATGCGCCCTACGCCCTAAGGAAAGTCGAGGCCATCCTGGCGTCCTCAGGCTACACGGACGTCGCTGTAGTGCCGCCGGAGCGGCTGAGAAAGGCGGTGGGCCCGAAGACAAAGGTTGTGGGCATAAGCGTACATGACCCCTATGGTCTCTCGCCCGTGGGCACCTTCTTGACTACGATTCTGGGCGGAGGGGAGACGTGGACGGCGCGCTTCTTTAGAGAGTTAGGCGAGACTATAGAACAGCTCAAACGTAAATACAACGTCAAGGTGATAACGGGCGGCCCCGGCGTTGAGCAGCTCTTGAGGGCCGGCAAGCCGAGCTGGATCGATGTATTGTTCATAGACGATGTGGAGATCACTCTCCCCAAATGGTTGCCCAAGATAATGGCCGGCGAGGAGGTGCCGCCAGTGATAAGGCCGTCGGTGGGCGAGTATCCAGCCGCTGAGGATATACCTGCCATATTGAACCCCGCAAGGTTGGGCGAAGTCCAGATAACGCGCGGGTGCCCGAGGGGGTGCCAGTTCTGTTCTGTGACTCCTGTGACGTTCCGCTCCATACCCATTGAAACTATCGTTAAAGAGGTAGAGGTGAACTTGAGGGCCGGCTGGACTCAAGTCGATCTAATAACTGACGACTTGTTGTTATACGGCACCTCGGCGTACGGGCCCGACAGGCTCAAGGTCAACCACAACGCTATAGTCAGACTATATCAGGCCATAAGGTCCGTCGAAGTTGGCAGAAGGAGGGTTAAGCATATATTCTTCAGCCACGTCTCCGCCGCTCCGGTCGTGGAGTCTCCAAAGACGGTGAAAGCTGTGGCGGAGCTCGGCGGCTTGGGGCCAGACAAGGGAGTCACGCCGGTGATAGGGCTGGAGACAGGCAGCGTGAGGATTCTGAACAAGTATATGAGGAATAAGGCGTATCCTTTCCCGCCGGAGAGATGGCACGACGTAGTGCTAGAGTCGGCTATCATACTCAACGAGAACTACATCTATCCTGCCTATACGATGACGATAGGCTATCCCGATGAGACTGAGGACGATCTGAGGCAGAGCGAGGAAGTCGTGGAGAAGATAATAGACCACGATCTAGTCGCGTGGATATTCCCCCTCCCAGTGATACCCATGTACACCTCCGCCTTGAGGGGCCTCAGACACCCCACGCTTGAGGCATTGCCTGAGGGCTTCTGGGATCTGCTCTACATCAGCTGGAGACATAACCTTAAAATCACTAGGAGGTTGGCGCCAGTACTTCTTCAGAACTCTAAAAACAAAATCGTGAGCAAGATCGTGCACTATATGATAGACAGAGTGTTCAACTCCATAGAGTGGTACTTCAGACAGCTCAAAGAGACTATGGGCCGATCCTCGCTTCAATTCTCCACGTTGAATTTAGACAGCGCGTTGGGAGTTCTGAGATCCATCCTCTGGCTAACGAGGATCTCGTTTGGCCTAAAGAGCTAG